The DNA sequence GGCGCTGTCAGAGGTGAAGCAGCCACCGTGCTCGGAAAAGCAGTAAAATTATGTCTGGAGTGTGTCGGAATTGGATAAAATTAAGAGATCATTATCAAAAAAAACAGCCAGAATGCGCGGGTGGATACAGGCAGCCGCCACCCTGCTTACCAATATTCATATTTCCAATTTATTTAAAGGTAAAATCTATCAGGGCAAAGCGAAAACAATATGCGTGCCGGGATTAAACTGTTATTCCTGTCCTGCTGCTACCGGAGCCTGTCCTATCGGGGCATTCCAAGCGGTTGTCGGCTCATTCAAATTTAAGTTTTCGTA is a window from the Lachnospiraceae bacterium GAM79 genome containing:
- a CDS encoding thioredoxin, with the protein product MLKCRKISQIILLITGIAMISYGAVRGEAATVLGKAVKLCLECVGIG